One window of the Granulicella arctica genome contains the following:
- a CDS encoding M42 family metallopeptidase, which translates to MKPTFLLLFLLIGPILAPAQQPDRTEQLLQRLADAPGPPGFEEPVRALMAAELKPFVTVPIRYDGMGSLVAQQGATGPRIMIDAHMDELGGMIRRVTPNGFLTMQMLGGWLDQALVDQRWIIIGSKGPVHAVTGIRDIHVVPAEERTRVFSRDQMYLDVGAKDAQAVAALGISAGDPVVPDSPFLNLNGTGNYLAKAWDDRIGLAVLCEAMRRTASLPHANQLFYVATTQEEVGLRGARTAAQAVKPDIGIAIEGGIAGDTFGGHPEETQAKQGAGPGLFLYDSSTIANRKMVAFVRKTAADKSLPLQTDVVQGYGDDSAELQTAAGGAPTVNLVVPIRYTHAHNGIVNRKDFDQTVDLVVAMLLQLDAKTVEELRDFTPKP; encoded by the coding sequence ATGAAGCCCACATTTCTTCTTCTGTTCCTTTTGATCGGCCCTATCCTCGCGCCAGCCCAGCAGCCTGACCGTACCGAGCAGTTGCTGCAGCGTCTCGCCGATGCGCCAGGGCCGCCGGGATTTGAGGAGCCGGTTCGTGCCCTGATGGCCGCTGAGTTGAAGCCATTTGTGACCGTGCCGATCCGCTATGACGGCATGGGTTCCCTTGTCGCGCAGCAGGGAGCGACCGGCCCGCGCATCATGATCGACGCCCATATGGATGAGCTTGGCGGCATGATCCGGCGGGTTACGCCGAATGGCTTTCTGACCATGCAGATGCTCGGCGGCTGGCTCGATCAGGCGCTGGTCGATCAGCGTTGGATCATCATCGGCAGCAAGGGGCCGGTGCACGCCGTCACCGGGATTCGGGATATTCACGTGGTTCCGGCGGAGGAGCGGACGCGCGTCTTCTCGCGCGATCAGATGTACCTCGATGTGGGGGCGAAGGACGCGCAGGCAGTTGCGGCGCTGGGCATCTCCGCTGGCGATCCTGTCGTTCCTGATTCACCGTTCCTCAACCTCAATGGCACCGGCAACTATCTTGCCAAGGCGTGGGACGACCGGATCGGGCTCGCTGTACTCTGCGAGGCGATGCGTCGCACTGCTTCGCTGCCCCATGCGAATCAGCTCTTCTATGTCGCTACGACGCAGGAGGAGGTTGGGCTACGAGGGGCGCGAACCGCAGCACAGGCCGTGAAACCGGATATCGGCATCGCGATCGAGGGCGGCATTGCGGGCGATACCTTCGGCGGTCATCCTGAGGAGACGCAGGCGAAGCAGGGTGCCGGACCCGGCCTCTTCCTCTACGACTCGAGCACAATTGCCAACCGTAAGATGGTTGCCTTTGTGCGCAAGACAGCAGCGGACAAGTCGCTTCCACTGCAAACAGACGTTGTGCAGGGCTATGGGGATGACTCGGCCGAGTTGCAGACCGCCGCAGGGGGCGCACCTACGGTCAATCTCGTCGTCCCGATCCGCTACACACATGCTCATAACGGCATTGTCAATCGCAAAGACTTCGACCAGACAGTTGATCTTGTCGTTGCGATGCTGCTTCAACTCGATGCGAAGACGGTCGAGGAGTTGCGCGACTTCACACCCAAGCCTTAA